The proteins below are encoded in one region of Drosophila santomea strain STO CAGO 1482 chromosome 3R, Prin_Dsan_1.1, whole genome shotgun sequence:
- the LOC120452177 gene encoding calreticulin, whose amino-acid sequence MMWCKTVIVLLATVGFISAEVYLKENFDNENWEDTWIYSKHPGKEFGKFVLTPGTFYNDAEADKGIQTSQDARFYAASRKFDGFSNEDKPLVVQFSVKHEQNIDCGGGYVKLFDCSLDQTDMHGESPYEIMFGPDICGPGTKKVHVIFSYKGKNHLISKDIRCKDDVYTHFYTLIVRPDNTYEVLIDNEKVESGNLEDDWDFLAPKKIKDPSATKPEDWDDKATIPDPDDKKPEDWDKPEHIPDPDATKPEDWDDEMDGEWEPPMIDNPEFKGEWQPKQLDNPNYKGAWEHPEIANPEYVPDDKLYLRKEICTLGFDLWQVKSGTIFDNVLITDDVELAAKAAAEVKNTQAGEKKVKEAQDEVQRKKDEEEAKKASDKDDEDEDDDDEEKDDESKQDKDQSEHDEL is encoded by the exons ATGATGTGGTGCAAAACAGTGATAGTGTTGCTGGCGACAGTCGGCTTTATTAGTGCCGAGGTTTATCTGAAGGAGAATTTCGACAACG AAAACTGGGAGGATACGTGGATCTACAGCAAACATCCTGGCAAGGAGTTCGGAAAATTCGTCCTCACCCCCGGCACCTTCTACAACGATGCTGAGGCCGACAAAG GCATTCAGACCTCTCAGGATGCACGATTCTACGCGGCCAGCCGCAAGTTCGATGGCTTCTCCAACGAGGACAAGCCCCTCGTGGTGCAATTCTCCGTGAAGCACGAGCAGAACATCGACTGCGGCGGCGGCTATGTGAAGCTGTTCGACTGCTCCCTCGACCAGACCGACATGCACGGCGAGTCGCCGTACGAGATCATGTTCGGACCGGACATCTGTGGACCCGGCACCAAGAAGGTCCATGTGATCTTCAGCTACAAGGGCAAGAACCACCTAATCAGCAAAGACATCCGCTGCAAAGATGACGTGTACACCCACTTCTACACGCTGATTGTCCGTCCCGACAATACCTACGAGGTGCTCATCGACAACGAGAAGGTGGAGTCCGGCAACCTGGAGGACGACTGGGACTTCCTGGCCCCCAAGAAGATCAAGGATCCCTCTGCCACCAAGCCCGAGGACTGGGACGATAAG GCCACCATTCCCGATCCCGATGACAAGAAGCCCGAGGACTGGGACAAACCAGAGCACATTCCCGACCCAGATGCCACCAAGCCCGAGGATTGGGACGATGAGATGGACGGCGAGTGGGAGCCACCAATGATCGACAACCCAGAATTCAAGGGCGAGTGGCAGCCAAAGCAGCTGGACAACCCCAACTACAAGGGCGCCTGGGAGCATCCCGAGATCGCCAATCCCGAGTATGTGCCCGACGACAAGCTGTATCTGCGCAAGGAGATCTGCACCCTGGGCTTCGATCTCTGGCAGGTCAAGTCCGGCACCATCTTCGACAATGTCCTGATCACGGACGACGTGGAGCTGGCCGCCAAGGCTGCTGCCGAAGTCAAGAACACCCAGGCGGGCGAGAAGAAGGTGAAGGAGGCCCAGGATGAGGTGCAGCGCAAgaaggacgaggaggaggcgaAAAAGGCTTCCGACAAGgacgatgaggacgaggatgatgacgatgaggagAAGGATGATGAATCTAAGCAAGACAAAGATCAAAGCGAACACGACGAATTGTAA
- the LOC120451527 gene encoding spermidine synthase isoform X1, which produces MDSLNNGWFSELQAELWPGQSFSLKVKEVIHKEKSKFQDIQIVETETYGRCLILDGIIQCTARDEFSYQEMISFLPLCAHPNPKKVLIVGGGDGGVAREVVKHPLVEEVHQVEIDDRVVELSKQYLPAMACGFANEKLKLTIGDGFDYMKKHKNEFDVIITDSSDPIGPAVSLFQESYYELMKHALKDDGIVCSQGGSFWLDLDYIKKTMSGCKEHFAKVAYAVTSVPSYPCGHIGFVMGSLNKDQDFATPKLGKSEIDALDLRYYSSEVHSAAFALPRWVQKHFYE; this is translated from the exons ATGGATTCCCTTAACAACGGATGGTTCAGCGAACTGCAGGCCGAACTCTGGCCTGGTCAGTCCTTCTCCCTGAAAGTCAAGGAGGTTATCCATAAGGAGAAGTCCAAGTTTCAGGACATCCAGATCGTTGAAAC CGAAACCTATGGAAGGTGCCTGATTCTGGACGGAATCATCCAGTGCACTGCCAGGGATGAGTTCTCGTACCAGGAAATGATATCCTTCCTGCCCCTCTGCGCCCATCCGAATCCCAAGAAGGTCCTGATCGTGGGCGGTGGCGATGGCGGCGTTGCTCGCGAAGTGGTCAAGCATCCACTGGTCGAGGAAGTGCATCAGGTGGAAATCGACGACCGTGTCGTCGAGCTGTCCAAACAATACCTCCCGGCGATGGCCTGTGGGTTCGCCAACGAGAAGTTGAAGCTGACCATTGGCGATGGATTCGACTACATGAAGAAGCATAAGAACGAATTTGATGTCATCATCACCGACAGCTCGGATCCAATTGGTCCGGCAGTGAGCCTGTTCCAGGAAAGCTACTACGAGCTAATGAAACACGCCCTGAAGGATGACGGAATCGTGTGCTCCCAGGGCGGTAGCTTCTGGCTGGATCTGGACTACATAAAGAAGACAATGTCGGGCTGCAAGGAGCACTTCGCTAAGGTGGCCTATGCCGTCACCTCCGTTCCGTCCTATCCCTGCGGCCACATTGGCTTCGTCATGGGTTCCCTGAACAAGGACCAGGATTTTGCTACTCCCAAACTAGGAAAGTCCGAAATCGATGCCTTAGATCTTAGGTACTACTCATCAGAGGTTCATTCCGCCGCCTTTGCCTTGCCTCGATGGGTGCAGAAGCACTTTTACGAATGA
- the LOC120451527 gene encoding spermidine synthase isoform X2 codes for MISFLPLCAHPNPKKVLIVGGGDGGVAREVVKHPLVEEVHQVEIDDRVVELSKQYLPAMACGFANEKLKLTIGDGFDYMKKHKNEFDVIITDSSDPIGPAVSLFQESYYELMKHALKDDGIVCSQGGSFWLDLDYIKKTMSGCKEHFAKVAYAVTSVPSYPCGHIGFVMGSLNKDQDFATPKLGKSEIDALDLRYYSSEVHSAAFALPRWVQKHFYE; via the coding sequence ATGATATCCTTCCTGCCCCTCTGCGCCCATCCGAATCCCAAGAAGGTCCTGATCGTGGGCGGTGGCGATGGCGGCGTTGCTCGCGAAGTGGTCAAGCATCCACTGGTCGAGGAAGTGCATCAGGTGGAAATCGACGACCGTGTCGTCGAGCTGTCCAAACAATACCTCCCGGCGATGGCCTGTGGGTTCGCCAACGAGAAGTTGAAGCTGACCATTGGCGATGGATTCGACTACATGAAGAAGCATAAGAACGAATTTGATGTCATCATCACCGACAGCTCGGATCCAATTGGTCCGGCAGTGAGCCTGTTCCAGGAAAGCTACTACGAGCTAATGAAACACGCCCTGAAGGATGACGGAATCGTGTGCTCCCAGGGCGGTAGCTTCTGGCTGGATCTGGACTACATAAAGAAGACAATGTCGGGCTGCAAGGAGCACTTCGCTAAGGTGGCCTATGCCGTCACCTCCGTTCCGTCCTATCCCTGCGGCCACATTGGCTTCGTCATGGGTTCCCTGAACAAGGACCAGGATTTTGCTACTCCCAAACTAGGAAAGTCCGAAATCGATGCCTTAGATCTTAGGTACTACTCATCAGAGGTTCATTCCGCCGCCTTTGCCTTGCCTCGATGGGTGCAGAAGCACTTTTACGAATGA
- the LOC120451526 gene encoding polycomb protein Scm, translated as MSGGRDSSTSSGSNSAAGGASTNATTSASSTSTSASPGSTTSPASTQRQRGRPAKRATCTWCGEGKLPLQYVLPTQTGKKEFCSETCIAEFRKAYSKGACTQCDNVIRDGAPNKEFCSIMCMNKHQKKNCSTRHSGGSAAGKGLAENERKLLASGAPAPTGPFQYESFHVFDWDAYLEETGSEAAPAKCFKQAQNPPNNDFKIGMKLEALDPRNVTSTCIATVVGVLGSRLRLRLDGSDSQNDFWRLVDSTEIHAIGHCEKNGGMLQPPLGFRMNASSWPGYLCKILNNAMVAPEEIFQPEPLSPEENLFKVGQKLEAVDKKNPQLICCATVDAIKDDQIHVTFDGWRGAFDYWCNYRSRDIFPAGWCARSCHPMQPPGHKSRMDSSSSKQRCPRPRYTVVAESEAMVPASPATAHFHPNCKGGPFINNSKLPCMVTGPTYQTLAKLCLQEVLAASTDTQQLSKLLFALEGDVHIVTAAGKNFTVKIPSPMRMKDDESLAQFIETLCTTCRACANLISLVHETEECKKCANSRKRQLTQSATPPSSPVLADKRNRQSNSATSSPSEKIIKQEVGVKSPVETKSKTPTNNGKEPASQPNNHSLNNNNNSASKSSNKVVIKSEPNGATAQTSSTTQALRKVRFQHHANTNSSATNGNQDTSQTTHVSTSHCSSSSTSSSTSLAGGSANTSTIGKYLAPLVAEVHPEQANVKPSNSYYKSPTTLSSSASLPTSVSTPFTGCQSASSTALAAGGVTAAKAATAPAGAAATAGASPSYTAITSPVSTPTSASANSHLRSQPIDWSIEEVIQYIESNDNSLAVHGDLFRKHEIDGKALLLLNSEMMMKYMGLKLGPALKICNLVNKVNGRRNNLAL; from the exons ATGTCGGGCGGACGTGAtagcagcaccagcagcggaAGCAATTCTGCTGCGGGCGGAGCCAGTACGAATGCCAccacctccgcctcctccacatccacatccgcctCCCCTGGAAGCACAACATCGCCCGCGTCCACGCAACGGCAACGGGGTAGACCGGCCAAACGAGCCACATGCACCTGGTGCGGCGAGGGCAAGCTACCGTTGCAGTACGTCCTGCCCACGCAGACCGGCAAGAAGGAGTTCTGCTCGGAAACATGCATCGCCGAGTTCCGTAAGGCGTACAGCAAGGGGGCGTGTACCCAGTGCGACAACGTCATCCGGGATGGGGCGCCCAACAAGGAGTTCTGCTCGATCATGTGCATGAACAAGCATCAGAAGAAGAACTGCTCGACCAGGCACAGCGGCGGATCGGCAGCGGGCAAGGGTCTGGCGGAGAACGAGCGCAAATTGCTGGCCAGTGGAGCGCCCGCACCAACGGGGCCCTTTCAATACGAGAGCTTTCACGTCTTCGACTGGGATGCTTATCTAGAG GAAACGGGTAGCGAAGCTGCTCCTGCCAAATGTTTCAAACAGGCTCAGAATCCTCCCAACAATGATTTTAAAATCGGCATGAAGCTTGAGGCTTTGGATCCGCGCAACGTCACTTCCACCTGCATTGCCACCGTGGTTGGAGTGCTCGGCTCCAGACTGCGGCTACGCCTAGATGGAAGTGACTCACAGAATGACTTTTGGCGGCTGGTTGATTCCACTGAAATCCATGCCATTGGACACTGTGAAAAGAACGGTGGCATGCTGCAGCCGCCTCTGGGATTCCGCATGAACGCATCCAGTTGGCCCGGCTATCTGTGCAAGATCCTCAACAATGCCATGGTGGCGCCAGAGGAGATCTTCCAGCCGGAGCCTCTTTCGCCAGAGGAAAACCTGTTCAAGGTGGGCCAGAAACTCGAGGCTGTCGACAAGAAGAACCCGCAGCTCATTTGCTGTGCAACAGTAGATGCAATCAAAGATGACCAGATCCATGTAACATTTGATGGATGGCGGGGGGCATTCGACTACTGGTGCAATTACCGATCACGTGACATTTTTCCCGCCGGCTGGTGCGCTAGAAGTTGCCACCCCATGCAGCCGCCGGGCCATAAATCGCGCATGGACTCCAGCTCTAGCAAGCAGCGATGCCCTCGACCTCGCTACACCGTTGTAGCTGAATCAGAGGCTATGGTTCCCGCTTCCCCCGCCACAGCCCACTTCCATCCGAACTGCAAGGGCGGTCCGTTCATCAACAATTCCAAGCTGCCCTGCATGGTGACGGGGCCCACCTACCAAACGCTGGCCAAGCTCTGCCTGCAGGAGGTTCTAGCAGCCAGCACGGATACGCAACAGCTCTCAAAGTTGCTGTTTGCCCTGGAAGGAGATGTTCACATTGTGACGGCAGCGGGAAAAAACTTTACA GTGAAAATACCATCGCCAATGCGAATGAAGGATGACGAAAGCCTGGCCCAATTCATCGAAACACTGTGCACTACATGCCGGGCATGTGCGAATCTCATTTCCTTGGTCCACGAGACGGAGGAGTGCAAGAAGTGCGCGAATAGTCGGAAGCGTCAACTGACTCAGTCAGCCACACCGCCTTCCTCGCCAGTGCTCGCCGACAAGCGAAACCGTCAGTCCAACTCGGCAACGTCATCACCGTCTGAAAAGATTATCAAGCAGGAAGTGGGTGTCAAATCGCCAGTGGAGACCAAGTCGAAAACTCCGACGAACAACGGCAAGGAgcctgccagccagccaaacAACCACAGTctcaacaataacaacaacagtgcCAGCAAGTCCAGCAACAAGGTGGTCATAAAATCCGAGCCCAACGGAGCGACCGCGCAGACTTCCTCCACAACGCAGGCTCTGCGGAAAGTACGCTTCCAACACCACGCAAACACGAATAGCTCGGCGACAAACGGGAACCAGGATACGAGCCAGACCACGCACGTTTCTACCAGCCATTGCAGCAGCTCGTCAACGTCGTCCAGCACGAGCCTTGCCGGAGGATCAGCGAACACCAGCACAATTGGCAAATACCTGGCGCCTCTGGTGGCGGAAGTTCATCCGGAGCAGGCCAATGTCAAACCCTCGAATAGCTACTACAAGAGTCCAACGACGCTCTCGTCAAGCGCCTCGTTGCCGACATCCGTGTCCACGCCGTTCACGGGCTGCCAGTCAGCCTCGTCCACTGCACTGGCTGCAGGTGGAGTTACAGCGGCAAAGGCGGCCACCGCGCCGGCTGGAGCAGCGGCGACTGCGGGAGCTTCTCCGAGCTACACCGCAATTACCTCACCCGTGAGCACACCAACGTCCGCTTCGGCAAACTCACATCTGCGGTCGCAGCCGATCGACTGGTCCATAGAAGAGGTGATCCAGTACATCGAGAGCAACGACAACTCCCTCGCAGTTCATGGTGATCTCTTCCGAAAACAC gAAATCGATGGTAAAGCTTTATTATTGCTAAATTCAGAGATGATGATGAAGTACATGGGCCTAAAGCTGGGACCAGCCTTAAAAATCTGCAATTTAGTCAATAAGGTCAATGGTCGTCGAAATAATCTGGCACTCTAA